In Tenebrio molitor chromosome 6, icTenMoli1.1, whole genome shotgun sequence, one genomic interval encodes:
- the LOC138133747 gene encoding insulin-like peptide receptor, with translation MLFTYSTIIASVLTLVQSRVCKSLDIRNGPEHMSEFRDCRVIEGNLRIVLMELTEDVTDYYQRGFSELYEITDYLIIFRVMHLTSLDLIFPNLTSIKGRDLFFGYALVLYDLPHLEEIGLNNLRHIENGSVKIDKCPNVCYVDTVNWEAIGVSSLNYTKSNISSPCDDEFCLNECGGHCWNNFRCQNITRSQCDPSCIGCTKPHSSSHCNLCKYFNNSNTCVKKCPPSKVTDNYSNQCLEVKDCTNKNGSWTVFNNTCVPSCDSGSKRNAQGICVFSTTKLCQGLKINSLNDLTHMVGCTHINGSLEIATSGCYFDPQQFEESLGMIISISEYLKIVRSNAVISLDFFKSLRVIQGEKLWSNYYAFFVVQNPNLQRFWNFKDNFTLTIEEGEMIIQDNPYLCSVEIDKLTNRTRFGNKARPKSMIQAHNNGYQTPCNVTSLDIIVEEVTSYSIILSWTVTDEENIVGFTIFYIQVSEIRENATILEVKDGCEGEGWSSVFTYNNTVELFDLFAYSQYAYYIKTYLRSLENEETSLHFFETAADAPSGPRNFEAIPINDTSIVLRWKPPNSLSGELSYYSLAIFTLEDDLAMIEQRNYCIYPHKESCACNPVKLTETVSVFVKDEVCIGEMPFCKRTVYNTVNDASPFRISKRSIESDTTEREISIPGKTTEYLIDNLSQFTMYAFFLKACNNQTDSELCSAAEMVSARTSKNEQADVVTSVVVRVEDKDVVVVWTEPEDPSSLVVAYHVEYKRQEVKDSVLKCVTSEEYQFKGFEYQILGLDPGTYALRVQAVSLAGPGEMTKWEKFEIVPPPSTQIYWVYGFLTLFIVLIVTLLIRCRYKEVHDAVDTDGLISQMHRDDPVVEEEEWKLDEETVEIVRELNRNSLGIVYRR, from the exons ATGCTTTTTACATATTCCACAATAATTGCATCAGTGTTGACACTTGTGCAGAGTAGAGTGTGCAAATCACTAGATATAAGAAACGGTCCTGAACACATGTCAGAATTTCGCGATTGCCGAGTTATTGAAGGCAACTTACGGATAGTCCTGATGGAACTAACCGaagatgttacagattattaTCAACGAGGCTTTTCGGAGTTGTACGAAATCACTGAttacttaataatttttagaGTGATGCATTTGACATCACTGGACCTAATATTTCCAAATCTTACTTCCATCAAGGgaagagatttattttttggatacGCTCTGGTGTTGTACGATTTACCCCATCTTGAAGAG ATCGGTCTAAATAATCTACGCCACATAGAGAACGGAAGTGTGAAAATCGACAAGTGTCCAAATGTTTGTTACGTGGACACTGTGAATTGGGAAGCTATTGGCGTTTCAAGTCTTAATTATACCAAATCAAATATTTCGTCGCCGTGTGACGACGAGTTCTGCCTCAACGAGTGCGGTG GGCATTGTTGGAACAATTTTCGTTGTCAAAATATAACCAGGAGCCAATGCGATCCGTCATGTATAGGCTGCACAAAACCCCACTCGTCCAGTCATTGTAACTTATGCAAGTACTTTAACAACAGTAACACTTGCGTTAAGAAGTGTCCGCCCTCAAa AGTGACAGACAACTACTCAAACCAGTGCCTAGAAGTAAAAGACTGCACTAATAAAAATGGAAGTTGGACAGTTTTCAACAACACATGTGTTCCGAGCTGCGATTCAGGTTCCAAAAGGAACGCACAAGGAATTTGCGTATTTTCCACCACAAAACTGTGTCAGGGGTTGAAGATTAATAGTTTGAATGATTTAACGCACATGGTGGGGTGCACTCACATCAACGGCTCTTTAGAGATCGCCACATCGGGATGTTACTTCGATCCGCAACAATTCGAAGAATCGTTAGGAATGATCATCAGTATTTCGGAATATCTAAAAATTGTCAGATCGAACGCGGTTATTTCGttggattttttcaaaagtctGAGAGTTATCCAAGGTGAGAAACTGTGGAGCAACTATTATGCGTTTTTTGTGGTACAAAATCCAAATCTTCAAAGATTTTGGAATTTTAAAGACAACTTCACTTTAACAATCGAAGAAGGTGAAATGATTATTCAAGATAATCCGTATTTGTGTTCAGTCGAGATCGACAAATTAACTAACCGGACAAGATTTGGTAACAAGGCAAGACCCAAATCCATGATTCAGGCACATAACAATGGTTATCAGACACCTTGCAACGTCACAAGTTTGGACATTATCGTTGAAGAAGTCACTTCGTACAGTATAATACTCTCGTGGACTGTTACCGATGAAGAAAACATTGTCGGTTTCACGATTTTTTACATCCAAGTTAGTGAAATAAGAGAGAATGCCACAATACTAGAAGTTAAAGATGGTTGTGAAGGTGAAGGATGGAGCAGCGTGTTTACGTACAACAACACTGTGGAACTTTTCGATCTATTTGCATATTCTCAATATGCTTATTACATTAAAACATACTTGAGGTCGCTTGAGAATGAAGAAACatctttgcatttttttgaaactgcTGCAGATGCACCGTCTGGACCCAGAAATTTCGAAGCAATACCCATAAACGACACGTCTATTGTTCTGCGATGGAAACCTCCAAACAGTCTCAGCGGAGAATTAAGCTACTACAGCTTAGCAATATTCACGCTGGAAGATGATTTAGCTATGATAGAACAAAGAAACTATTGCATTTACCCTCACAAGGAGAGCTGCGCTTGTAATCCCGTTAAACTGACTGAGACTGTTTCGGTGTTTGTCAAAGACGAAGTATGTATTGGAGAAATGCCATTTTGTAAAAGAACTGTCTACAACACTGTAAACGATGCTAGTCCATTTAGGATTAGTAAAAGGTCGATCGAGTCAGATACAACTGAGAGGGAGATTAGTATTCCAGGGAAAACTACAGAGTACCTAATTGACAATCTATCACAATTCACCATGtatgcattttttttgaaaGCGTGTAACAATCAAACTGACAGCGAACTGTGTAGTGCCGCTGAAATGGTAAGCGCAAGAACTTCAAAAAATGAACAAGCAGACGTGGTTACATCTGTGGTTGTCAGAGTGGAAGATAAAGACGTAGTAGTGGTTTGGACTGAACCTGAAGATCCCAGTTCATTGGTGGTGGCCTATCACGTCGAATACAAAAGGCAAGAAGTGAAGGATTCCGTGTTGAAATGTGTCACAAGCGAAGAGTACCAGTTTAAAGGGTTTGAATACCAAATTTTGGGACTAGATCCAGGTACCTACGCTTTAAGAGTACAAGCTGTTTCTCTGGCTGGTCCTGGTGAGATGACCAAATGggagaaatttgaaatagtACCACCTCCAAGTACTCAGATCTATTGGGTATATGGATTTTTGACCTTGTTTATTGTACTCATTGTAACACTTTTGATACGATGTCGTTACAAAGAAGTACATGATGCGGTAGACACTGATGGTTTGATAAGTCAGATGCATCGAGATGACCCCGTAGTAGAGGAAGAAGAGTGGAAACTGGACGAGGAGACTGTTGAGATTGTTCGAGAGCTAAATCGAAATTCGCTGGGAATAGTGTATCGTCGGTAA